Proteins encoded together in one Miscanthus floridulus cultivar M001 chromosome 16, ASM1932011v1, whole genome shotgun sequence window:
- the LOC136513413 gene encoding aspartic proteinase NANA, chloroplast-like, with protein MPGRSVVSVLLLLLLHGLLCLQMVALAEIEMDDGGVMEEGSCTHFSVSPPPAPPEDAEERRDYFRAMAAKDLFRHEQLITMMGSDRNGSRRRQAKESSKLPEVMSATSMFELPMRSALNIAHVGMYLVSVRFGTPALPYNLVLDTANDLTWINCRLRRRKGKHYGRQSQSQTMSVGGDDGAAAALAKKEASKNWYRPAKSSSWRRIRCSEQECADLPYNTCQSPSKAESCSYYQKMQDGTVTIGIYGKEKATVTVSDGRMAKLPGLILGCSVLEAGGSVDAHDGVLSLGNGHISFAIHAVLRFGGRFSFCLLSANSSRDASSYLTFGPNPAVMGPGTMETEVLYNVDVKPAYGPRVTSIFVGEERLDIPDDVWNTEKKLGAGVILDTSTSVTSLVPEAYEPVTAALDRHLAHLPRVNMEGFEYCYRWTFTGDGVDPAHNVTIPRFTVEMTGGARLEPEAKSVVMPEVEAGVACLAFRKLPWGGGPCIFGNVLMQEYIWEIDHAKAKMRFRKDKCNTHHLHTSTGGEVTNGTSRSGKQANSTCNGTSSSSTVVHRVN; from the coding sequence atgCCGGGCCGCTCGGTGGTCTccgtccttctcctcctcctcctccatggcctcctctgcCTGCAGATGGTTGCCTTGGCCGAGATCGAGATGGACGACGGCGGCGTCATGGAGGAGGGCAGCTGCACGCATTTCAGTGTCTCCCCGCCGCCTGCTCCGCCCGAGGACGCGGAGGAGCGGCGCGACTATTTCCGCGCCATGGCGGCCAAGGATCTGTTCCGGCACGAGCAGCTAATCACGATGATGGGCAGCGACCGGAACGGCAGCCGGAGGCGGCAGGCGAAGGAGTCGTCCAAGCTGCCAGAGGTGATGTCCGCCACGTCCATGTTCGAGCTGCCGATGCGGAGCGCGCTCAACATCGCGCACGTGGGCATGTACCTGGTGTCGGTGCGCTTCGGCACGCCGGCGCTGCCGTACAACCTGGTGCTGGACACCGCCAACGACCTGACGTGGATCAACTGCCGGCTGCGGCGACGCAAGGGCAAGCACTACGGGCGGCAGTCGCAGTCGCAGACGATGTCGGTGGGCGGGGAtgatggcgcggcggcggcgttggcgaAGAAGGAGGCGAGCAAGAACTGGTACCGGCCGGCCAAGTCGTCGTCGTGGCGCAGGATCCGGTGCTCGGAGCAGGAGTGCGCGGACCTGCCCTACAACACGTGCCAGAGCCCCAGCAAGGCGGAGTCGTGCAGCTACTACCAAAAGATGCAGGACGGCACGGTGACGATCGGCATCTACGGCAAGGAGAAGGCGACGGTGACCGTGTCCGACGGGCGGATGGCCAAGCTTCCCGGCCTCATCCTGGGCTGCTCCGTCCTGGAGGCCGGCGGCAGCGTGGACGCCCACGACGGCGTTCTCTCGCTGGGGAACGGCCATATATCGTTCGCCATCCACGCCGTCTTGCGCTTCGGGGGCCGCTTCTCCTTCTGCCTCCTCAGCGCCAACAGCTCCCGCGACGCCTCCAGCTACCTCACCTTCGGTCCCAACCCGGCCGTGATGGGGCCGGGCACCATGGAGACGGAGGTCCTTTACAACGTGGACGTGAAGCCCGCGTACGGGCCCCGGGTGACGAGCATCTTCGTGGGCGAGGAGCGGCTGGACATCCCGGATGACGTGTGGAACACCGAGAAGAAGCTCGGCGCCGGCGTCATCCTGGACACGAGCACGTCGGTGACGTCGCTGGTGCCGGAGGCGTACGAGCCGGTGACGGCGGCGCTGGACAGGCACCTGGCCCACCTGCCGCGGGTGAATATGGAAGGCTTCGAGTACTGCTACAGGTGGACCTTCACCGGCGACGGCGTGGACCCGGCGCACAACGTGACGATACCCAGGTTCACGGTGGAGATGACCGGCGGCGCGAGGCTGGAGCCGGAAGCCAAGAGCGTGGTGATGCCGGAGGTGGAGGCCGGGGTGGCGTGCCTGGCCTTCAGGAAGCTGCCGTGGGGAGGAGGACCCTGTATCTTCGGTAACGTGCTCATGCAGGAGTACATCTGGGAGATCGACCACGCAAAGGCCAAGATGAGGTTCAGGAAGGACAAGTGCAACACGCATCATCTCCACACCAGCACCGGCGGAGAAGTCACCAATGGCACCAGCCGCAGTGGCAAGCAGGCCAATTCCACCTGCAatggcacctcctcctcctctaccgtCGTGCATCGCGTCAATTGA
- the LOC136513052 gene encoding leucine-rich repeat receptor-like serine/threonine-protein kinase BAM3, with translation MALLILLLLLQPICFLSSSCLVLATIPTLASQAATLLSLKDSFSPPLPPQLRSWTLANYASLCSSWPGVACAPGSNRTVVSLDISCYNLSGTLSPAIGDLAGLRFLSAAANSLAGDIAPAIAALRDLRHLNLSNNQFNGTLDAVDFSAMPSLQVLDLYDNDLAGALPTLLPAGLRHLDLGGNFFSGTIPPSFGRFPAIEFLSLAGNSLSGAIPPDLANLSTLRHLFLGYFNRFDGGIPPELGRLTSLVHLDLASCGLQGPIPASLGDLTALDTLYLQTNQLNGTIPPSLGNLTGLRFLDVSNNALTGEIPPELAALRDLRLLNMFINRFRGGVPDFLADLRSLQVLKLWQNNFTGAIPAALGRAAPIREVDLSTNRLTGEVPRWLCARGQLEILILLDNFLFGPVPEGLGACPTLTRVRLGQNYLTGPLPRGFLYLPVLTTVELQGNYLTGRLEEQQQQDAPGADSRLSLLNLSSNRFNGSLPASIGNFSSLQTLLLGGNQLGGEIPRQVGRLKRLLKLDLSGNNLTGAVPGEVGECTSLTYLDLSGNRLSGSIPVRLVQIKILNYLNVSWNLLSGSIPRELGGMKSLTAADFSHNDLSGRVPENGQFAYFNASSFVGNPGLQVVNPKQQPPWGGIGGTTQEQQPGSGSSSWSAAVVGRLKLLAALGLLGCSVAFAAVAVATTRSAMLRRRRSSSSRRWRMTAFQKVSFGCEDVVRCVKENCVVGRGGAGVVYRGTMPGGECVAVKRIVSAEGGGFQAEVETLGRIRHRHIVRLLAFCSGPEAKLLVYEYMVNGSLGEALHHRDGDGAGVLAWASRLRVATEAAKGLCYLHHDCSPPILHRDVKSNNILLDARMEAHVADFGLAKFLSGNGSGASECMSAVAGSYGYIAPEYAYTLKVDEKSDVYSFGVVLLELITGLKPVGEHLGDDGVDLVQWARARSSSAGGGVLGLLDPRLGGDVPVAEAAHVLLVAMLCVQEHSVERPTMRDVVQMLQQARHAAGPSLAAAATVPRQHQEGSAVSAP, from the exons ATGgctctcctcatcctcctcctcctcctccagcccATCTGCTTCCTCTCATCTTCCTGCCTCGTCCTCGCCACTATTCCAACGCTAGCCAGCCAGGCCGCCACCCTGCTCTCCCTCAAGGACTCCTTCTCGCCGCCGCTCCCGCCGCAGCTGCGCAGCTGGACGCTCGCCAACTACGCCTCGCTCTGCTCCTCATGGCCCGGCGTCGCCTGCGCCCCCGGTAGCAACCGCACCGTCGTCTCGCTCGACATCTCCTGCTACAACCTCTCCGGCACGCTGTCCCCCGCCATCGGCGACCTCGCTGGCCTCCGTTTCCTCTCCGCCGCCGCCAACTCCCTAGCCGGCGACATTGCGCCCGCCATCGCCGCCCTCCGCGACCTGCGCCACCTCAACCTCTCCAACAACCAGTTCAACGGCACCCTGGACGCCGTCGACTTCTCCGCGATGCCCAGCCTCCAGGTGCTCGACCTCTACGACAACGATCTCGCCGGTGCGCTTCCCACCCTCCTCCCCGCGGGCCTCCGCCACCTCGACCTCGGCGGCAACTTCTTCTCCGGCACCATCCCGCCCAGCTTCGGCCGCTTCCCCGCCATCGAGTTCCTCTCCCTCGCCGGCAACAGCCTCTCCGGGGCCATCCCGCCCGACCTCGCCAACCTCTCCACGCTGCGCCACCTCTTCCTCGGCTACTTCAATCGCTTCGACGGTGGCATCCCGCCGGAGCTCGGCAGGCTCACCAGCCTCGTCCACCTCGACCTCGCCAGCTGCGGCCTCCAGGGCCCCATCCCGGCCTCGCTCGGCGACCTCACCGCGCTGGACACGCTGTACCTGCAGACGAACCAGCTCAACGGCACCATCCCGCCGTCGCTCGGCAACCTCACCGGCCTTAGGTTCCTCGACGTCTCCAACAACGCGCTCACAGGGGAGATCCCTCCCGAGCTCGCCGCGCTCAGGGACCTCAGGCTCCTCAACATGTTCATCAACCGCTTCCGAGGCGGCGTCCCGGACTTCCTGGCCGACCTCCGCTCCCTGCAGGTCCTCAAGCTGTGGCAGAACAACTTCACGGGCGCCATCCCCGCGGCGCTCGGCCGCGCCGCGCCGATCAGGGAGGTGGACCTGTCCACGAACCGGCTGACGGGGGAGGTGCCCCGCTGGCTGTGCGCGCGCGGGCAGCTGGAGATCCTCATCCTCCTCGACAACTTCCTCTTCGGGCCGGTGCCGGAGGGGCTGGGCGCGTGCCCGACGCTCACGCGTGTGCGGCTGGGCCAGAACTACCTCACGGGGCCGCTCCCGCGCGGCTTCCTCTACCTGCCGGTGCTCACCACTGTGGAGCTGCAGGGGAACTACCTGACGGGGCGgctggaggagcagcagcagcaggatgccccCGGCGCCGACAGCAGGCTGTCGCTGCTGAACCTGTCGAGTAACCGCTTCAACGGGTCGCTTCCGGCATCCATCGGCAACTTCTCGTCGCTGCAGACGCTCCTCCTCGGCGGCAACCAGCTGGGCGGCGAGATCCCGCGGCAGGTGGGGCGGCTGAAGCGGCTGCTGAAGCTGGACCTGAGCGGCAACAACCTGACGGGGGCGGTGCCCGGCGAGGTGGGCGAGTGCACGTCGCTGACGTACCTGGACCTGAGCGGCAATCGTCTGTCCGGCTCGATCCCCGTGCGGCTGGTGCAGATCAAGATCCTCAACTACCTGAACGTGTCGTGGAACCTGCTGAGCGGCAGCATCCCGCGGGAGCTGGGCGGCATGAAGAGCCTGACCGCCGCCGACTTCTCGCACAACGACCTGTCCGGGCGCGTGCCGGAGAACGGGCAGTTCGCCTACTTCAACGCGTCGTCGTTCGTGGGCAACCCGGGGCTGCAGGTGGTGAATCCGAAGCAGCAGCCGCCCTGGGGAGGGATCGGCGGGACGACGCAGGAGCAGCAGCCGGGCTCTGGCTCTTCGTCTTGGtcggcggcggtggtggggcGTCTGAAGCTGCTTGCGGCGCTGGGCCTCCTAGGCTGCTCCGTGGCGTTCGCTGCGGTGGCCGTGGCGACGACGCGCTCCGCCATGCTCCGTCGTCGTCGGTCGTCGTCGAGCCGGCGGTGGCGCATGACGGCGTTCCAGAAGGTGTCGTTCGGGTGCGAGGACGTGGTGCGGTGCGTGAAGGAGAACTGCGTGGTGGGTCGCGGCGGGGCCGGGGTGGTGTACCGCGGGACGATGCCCGGCGGGGAGTGCGTGGCGGTGAAGCGGATCGTGTCGGCGGAGGGCGGAGGGTTCCAGGCGGAGGTGGAGACGCTGGGGCGGATCCGGCACCGGCACATCGTGCGGCTGCTGGCCTTCTGCTCGGGGCCCGAGGCGAAGTTGCTGGTGTACGAGTACATGGTGAACGGCAGCCTCGGGGAGGCGCTGCACCACCGTGACGGTGACGGTGCTGGCGTGCTGGCGTGGGCGTCGCGGCTCCGCGTGGCGACGGAGGCGGCCAAGGGGCTTTGCTACCTGCACCACGACTGCTCGCCGCCGATCCTGCACCGGGACGTCAAGTCCAACAACATCCTGCTGGACGCGCGCATGGAGGCCCACGTGGCGGACTTTGGGCTGGCCAAGTTTCTGAGCGGCAACGGCAGCGGCGCCTCCGAGTGCATGTCCGCCGTCGCCGGATCCTACGGCTACATCGCACCAG AGTACGCGTACACGCTGAAGGTGGACGAGAAgagcgacgtgtacagcttcggcgtgGTGTTGCTGGAGCTCATCACAGGTCTGAAGCCGGTGGGCGAGCACCTCGGCGACGACGGGGTGGACCTGGTGCAGTGGGCGCGCGCCCGGAGCTCATCGGCAGGCGGCGGCGTGCTTGGGCTGCTGGACCCTCGCCTCGGCGGCGACGTCCCGGTGGCGGAGGCGGCGCATGTGCTGCTCGTGGCGATGCTGTGCGTGCAGGAGCACAGCGTGGAGCGCCCCACCATGCGCGACGTCGTCCAGATGCTGCAGCAGGCCAGGCACGCGGCGGGGCCATCACTTGCTGCTGCCGCCACCGTGCCACGGCAGCATCAGGAAGGATCGGCGGTGTCAGCCCCTTAG
- the LOC136513414 gene encoding uncharacterized protein, with product MSSSSSGLAKGKSSIGSASGSAKFEAKGKFSSSSSPAAAAAATKRGTTTTTSSSSRGRGKADKKVYSLPGQKFDPPEEREPLRIFYESLSKQIPSSEMAEFWLMEHGLLSPERAKKAYERKQKRQQQVRMGTPIKSSAVRKDKPESSKKPSIMDSKAKRRVDYSDDDNDFIVKMKRSKG from the exons ATGTCGTCTTCGTCTTCCGGGCTGGCCAAGGGCAAGTCCTCAATCGGATCCGCATCCGGATCTGCCAAATTCGAG GCCAAAGGGaaattctcctcctcctcttccccagcggcggcagcagcagctaccAAGCGtggaaccaccaccaccaccagcagcagcagcagagggaGAGGGAAGGCCGACAAGAAGGTCTACTCCTTGCCCGGCCAGAAGTTCGATCCTCCGGAGGAGAGGGAGCCTCTCAGGATTTTCTACGAGTCACTGTCCAAGCAGATCCCCTCCAGTGAGATGGCTGAATTCTG GTTGATGGAGCATGGTCTGTTGTCTCCAGAGAGAGCAAAGAAAGCATATGAAAGGAAGCAAAAGCGGCAGCAGCAAGTGAGAATGGGTACCCCAATCAAGTCCTCTGCAGTGAGAAAAGATAAACCTGAAAGTTCGAAGAAACCAAGCATTATGGATTCCAAGGCAAAGAGGAGAGTTGATTACAGTGACGATGACAATGACTTCATTGTGAAAATGAAGAGATCCAAGGGATGA